ataacaaaataatacatgtGGTTGATGGAAAGTGTTCTTTTCTGAGAAAGGGATTCGTGTGGTTTTTCCGGTTATTGTTACAGACTTGAAGAGGCAAATTTGGTTATGTATTAGTGAAGGATCATATAATTAGTTGAAAGAAAGATTTTCTGATGATGATAGGCGAGACTAGGGAAAAATGCACATATATATGGGGACATAACTAATTTTTTCTCCGTTATAATTTAAACAGTAGTATGCATTTAATGCGTGTTTCTTGGAGTGCAGATGATTAATCCGGATTTTTAGAAtaagtttcttaacttccggtAATAACTCTACTCTAAACACTCCGAATTGATTATCGTCTTATAGTTGATTTAACTATTTTCAAATTGAGTTTATTTTGAGCCTTTGCTCACCCTTGGAGGGGAGCAAAGATAAGCTAGCAATACGTATTACATCAAAGTATGGGTCCAATTAGTCGAATTGTCAATTGTCAATCGTGACCAGTTAGTTTCTTTTGGACTTTTTGGATCTCTCTCGATGCGTATCTCCATCTGTGGCCCACTTTTGATATACAATGTACGGATGGTTTCACACCCTCTTCATTCTCAACACCCTTACTTCCCTTTTTAACATTCCACGTcgtcttttctttcttccaccTCGTTTATTTAACACCCATTTCATTTTAAACATctacaataatttattttaaaatcatcaaCACCCTACCCAACAACTTTTTATtcagattattttgtttttcttacaatataataattacatattaataattaatttaaaactaaaataacataacctttaataatatttattttaaattattatatttagctgtcttttaaatcatacaaaataaatgttaataaaataattaaaattaagaacctaattttatttttaaaaatacaaaaattaatattattaaaacaattaaaattaagaaacttTAAATACACACGATACAAACACATAttattaagaaattttaaacatacatgatacaacacacacaaaataaaaatagataacttAATTAGTACAATAAACTCTTAAAGCGCAAAcgataaaacttttaaaacacacacataaattttaaattattttaaccatgaaacatttcaaattttgcCCATATGTGTTTGACTAGATCTGATTGCAATTCATGATGTATATTTGAATCACGTAATTCAGATCTAGCACGCACATGCTGTCTGTTCCATATTTAATCCATCCACTAAGTATGACCAAATTTGATCGGTCGTCCACTTAGGGCTTCTACGGCGTGCTTGAGCTGAATCATCTGCATTTGCATCTGGAATGGGTTCACTAACACCGGTCATGCTACCAAGAGCTATTTGGGTAGAAAATTCGGGAAATTCAGCTGCTCTCAGAACATTTTCTTCACCCGTTGGAGTAGAAGAAACATGAGGTGTTTGAGAAAAATATTGCATCATCGATCCATAATTTGGAGGATAATTCGGGACAGATGATGGCATGAAGAAATTTGGTGAGAAACCATAATTTGACAAATTTTGGGGTTGGTTGGAAGTTTGGTTCTGAAATTGATAATTGTTGGGATTTTGGAAATTTAAGGGAAAACTAGAAAAGTTTTGAGTGTTAAAAGGATTATTATTGGCATCCATTTAACAAAAAAGAAggtttaaaatactaaaatagttgattataatgaaaaatgatgttttttttttctatgtcaAAATGAAGTGAGAGTGGTCTCTATCTATAGAAGAAAACAAATcttgaattttgatataatttttatttttttcaaaaaagttttattatataaaaattgcgTTTGAATTATTtggtgaaaaaaaattaaaagtaatctGCACAGTCAATCAGAAGAAAGTATTTAAATCTTatacagatttaaaaaaaaaaggaaatcttAATACTCTGTGTGCGGGTACGCACATTCCAAATGTTCTAGCCAACCATTTTGTGACAAGTGGCAAAGCGGAccccaattttatttttttcaactgTTGAAACTTTACAACAGATGAGTATACCACGTAGATAACAACATTCTTCAACATCCTCATTGCATCACTTTCAATAGTTGATAAAGTGTTTCAACATCCCCATTGTGGGTGGTCTTACTTGTtatttgttttgcttgatattatataaatatttttaaattatttgttgtaactaaatattaatgtaaaatataatatgtcaATGAAAAACGATAAATAGCAAAAATATTTCCAAGATCGTCTGAAAGTTCCTTATgagaatatttaaatataattttcatattctctaattttattactattttgaatataaaaactAATGGGGAACTATTAATAATAGTGCTTCTATGACGTTTATTTAGACCCATCCTATTTAGCCGGTACTAAGCAAGACTGTAAAGTTTAAAATATTCACATAAAAAGTTGTTATTCAaacacacatttttttttaaaaacaacaacaaaggtGTATCTTATAAGACCAGCATTATATCAGTTTAGCAACAATGGGACGTGCTTTGCACATGGTTCTCAACGGCACTAGTTTAGGCAATGTGGCTCCTTTGTCTTCGGTCATGTCCACAAGTTCATCACCGACCCTTTCCCACTCGAAGCACTGAACCAAAGTTCCAAGAACCAGACTCACTAACCGTTGAGCAAGTCCAGCTCCAGGACAAGCTCTTCGTCCCATCCCAAATGGCAATAGCTTATCTGCCTCTCCTGCTTTGTCAAATCTTTCTGGCTTGAACATCTCCGCATCTTCCCATAAAGTTGGATTTCTTTGCATAGCCCACACGTTAGTCAACACCATCGTACCACGTGAGACATCATATCCCGCCACTTTACAATCATTCGACGACAAATGAGGTAGTAGTAGCGGAACCGCAGGATACAAACGTAATGTTTCCGACAcaatgttttggagataaggaAGGTTCACAATGTCCGGCTCGTCTACTAACCGGTCAAAACCGATTTTGTCATCAATTTCATTTCTGGCCTTTCTAAGTACTTCTGGATAGTTCAACAGATTTGACATAGCCCATTCTAGTGTCACCGCTGTGGTATCTGTCCCTCCAATTGTTAGACTCTGCGTATATTGATTATTATCAAACATTATGTATACATTGtgtctatatatatagtttgccTATTGATTAATAGTAAACTTACGAGTATGAGTCCTTTGATGATGTCATCCGTATAGTAATCAGGTTGGGTTTCTTGGAGAGAAAGCAAGCGATCGATCATAGTTTGACCTTTTTCTTTATCTGCACGTTTCTCGTCGACAATTCTTTGTAAAAACGTATCAAACCTATTCCCCAAATCCTTGATTCGCTTTTCATAATTGGTGAACCAACGTACAACCGAAAGATAATCAGCTGGGTTCCCTGCACCGGAGCTGATCACCACCTCGGCCACAAGTTGCCTCACAAACTTAGCTTCGTCGTTTTCTTCACCGTAGTATCGCTTCCCGGCCAGCATTCTGATGATGTTGTTGGATGCCAAATTTCCTAATAATGATTTCATCTCCACCTCCACAAATCCCTATGAATACCATTAAAACGTTAATCGGAAACTTAAAAGATAAACATTGTGTTATACTATGTTATTCTTTTATGCTTGCGTTAACATgtttgaaacgatttaacaaaacaaatagtggttatgttttatttataccGTGAACTATACTATATAGGTGATGCACTgtataaatatactataatacgTATATAGTAATGAGACTTTCGAAAATAAATAGCTAAGTATTATTTGATCATGAAAAAAGgtaagtattatatatacacGCAACGCAAGACTTggaaaaacttttatttattttagaaaaaaacttgAAGATAAACATTGTattaatttcagaaaaaaacttGAAGATAAACATTGTattaatttcagaaaaaaacttGAAGATAAACATTGTATTATACTAAACTATTCTTTGATGCTTGCTTTTTAACATgtttgaaacgatttaacaaaaaaatagtgGTTATGATTTATTTATACCGTGAACTATATACTATATAGGTGATGCACTgtataaatatactataatatgTATATAGTGATGAGACTTTCGAAAATAAATAGCTAAGTATTATTTGATCATAAGAAAAAGctaagtattatatatacacGCAACGCAATACTTgaaaaaacttttatttattttagaaaaaggAACTAGTCACttggataaaataaataattttggttGAAATTCATGGATTTAAATATACGTATTACgtgttgacaaaaataaaatatatgtattatgttaTCACTTATctaggcctgggacggatcgggtatccgaacaattttaagatattcggatccggatccttatccggcggatccgtAATTTTACTATCTTTATCCGGATCTGGAGCAcgcggatatccgggtgtcggatatccttctaaaaattataatatccggcggatatccggatccgaatttgaatccttaaaataaataataaataatattaatatatataaaatattaacaataatttaaaaataaaaaagatatataatgtttttaattatttctatgtataatattacaaaatttacataaaatttatatatagtataaaaatgaaaatttattaaataaaattagtttatatatatagatattactatttttgaaataattattaataaaatttacgtaTGCGAATatccaaactaaaaaatcaagatatccggatccggatccggctttgacgaatctaacattttactatccggattcgacATCTCCATCCGGATCAGATCTCAGATCGAATCCgtatctcggatcgaatccagATCTCGGATAAAATTCTCGGGCCTACTCATCACTAAAGGTTGTCTCaggagaaataaaaatattatcactAATCAGTAaagtataaaaattaatatagaaAGAGGAAGTCGTACGTGGAAGGAGTCTCGAGAAAGACGTGAGATGAGCCGTCGGATCTCGTCCTTACGGATATACAAAAACGAATTAAGTCTCTGAGTCGAGAGTAGCTCTACGGCGGCGATGCGGCGGAGATTCCTCCAGTGATCACCGTAAGGTGCCGAGAGTAAATGAGTGGCGTCGTAGCCGACGTGTTTGCTGACGATGAACTTGGGACGGTTCGCGAGAACAACGTCGTTCTCGGTGAAACATTCTTCGGCTATGGAACGTGAGGTGACGACATAAACAAGACGGTTTCCGAGGCGTAGGTGGAAGATCGGAGCATTTCCTATGGATTTGGAGAGAGTAAGGAACCATCGGTGGAGTGGGGTCTTGAAGAGGTGGAGGTGGCCAAGCACCGGTAAGGATATTGCCGGAGACGGTGGAAGTTTTAGTTTTCGGTTGGATCTTGTGAGCAAGAATCTGGTGGAGAtaaggagaaagagagaagagagaattAAAATTTGGAAGAGGtccatttttgtttgtttgttggttTGTTCTTCTTTTCTCAAGACTTTCTTTTGTATTTGGTGTCTTGATTCTTGAACATGACAAACGTGGTGTGGTCATCTGTTCACGTCAACCAAGAAAAACCATATAATATGAAATTACTAGTGGTTTTCCGGGGCGGGtttgtatgttttatttttaatgattttaaaattaattttatggtcttaataaataaattatttttaaatatgtgaaGATGAAAATATGTTGAAATAGAATGGTATTTTTTTTGATTCATTTGATAGTGGTTAGTAATAGTAgtgtattattttgttttgaacttTCTTTGGTCAAAGAGGAATAACATaagtagttttaattttttgtatttgttttatattattaaatttcattatattaaaatatcgctattttaattttggttatatttaaaatgtattatttatattatttaaatatatttaatcagATATTAACAAAACGAAAAATGTAGAAATttctgtaatattttaaaatgtgcTAGCTGAAGTGGTGCATTGCGAAGaaattattagattttattagTATAAACATTTATCCTCTCATGTCtctaaataaaatcaattaatattttaaatcaacCAACCTCTACTTATATAATGAAAGAAGATTTTCTCAttaagtatattttaattaaataggcaaccaaaattataaactttagaacgaaattttgaataaatattaattgttaaatatGAATGAAAGTAAAGTTTAGTTGTTTCAAATAAGTTATGGTTGGACATTCCAATTTCCAAAATAGTTgtatacttgtttttttttcttttcttgacacTGATGGTTGTATATTGGGACAACCATTCAAGTTTGTTATTTATCATGAAGAGAGGTAATAGTGATTTCAGCAGACGAGGTTGCAAGAGTTTTATTGAACACCACTTTGCCTTTAAAGAAAACTAATTGCAGATAAAAAATGGaaactaattaaatatacattatatttAAGTGTTCTTTTAACaccaagattttttttaagtGCTAACAACCAGGAAAGCTGAAGTaatagtcaaaaaaaaaatttggccaCAACTTTATTTAATAACCAACCAGCAAAAGGTGGAGAACATAACGCTTTTATGTGGAACTATCGTTACGTGCCTTCTTAGGAGCATTTCATTTGTTGTGAGCCGTTGCTTGTCATGTGTGAGACCATCCACATTAGGGTCATTAGATTGGCTGCTAGGTTGTAAAACAGTAAGATGCTTCCCCAGTGCAGTAGCCATAAAAGCTGATGGCTACTTGGCAGTCTTGGTGTCAACCTTAGTGTGTGATGAAGAAACGGAGATAGCTCCATACCTATTGTCATCAGGCCAATAATCACCTCCCttagaagaaagaagaaaacatgGAGATTACACTTTAAAGCTACAAATATTGTTTAAACCAAGGAGAGAAACTTGCATCGACAACTAAATCAGGAATTGGGACATGTTGACGTTCATTAAAGATTCTGGAAATGGTGAAGGTCTGATGATTAGATGTAAGATTAAATGAAGACAGCTTTACCTGGAAAGTGTATATATTCCCAACAATTTCATTGATGAAAGGTGGTGGATCATTTTATTGCTGGTTATCAAAAACTGCACGCTATAAGTCCAGCACCGGGTTGACAAAAATTAACAACGGAGAAGATGACAGAGTGATACGCAGACCTTGAGATGTCCAACTTCAGCAGTGTGTACGTTCTTCAGTTTGGTCGACGAACACAACTTCGTCGGTTTAATCAAAGATGGATAACTACCTGCACACAGCAACGTAAAACATGCCATAGCAAAGGTTAAAGGTATATTGAGTAGGTAAATGTAAAGTTTGATGACATTGTGTGAAGGTGAATGTTTTCTACCTGACGACACCAACCACATTTGAATCATCACATGTGACGCATGTGAAAGAAGATTCCTCTCCGTTGGAGCTTGAGAGATGTAATACCAGCCGTTAGCAGTTTTGATTCTCGTAACTTTACCGATACAGAGGAAGTTAATTGTCTGGGATTGATGGGAAAATAGTGGAAGATTATTAAAGCCCTAACAGGTTAAAAATTTGATAGAGTTGCATGGTACCTGAAGTTGCGATGTCATGACATATTCATTCAACTCTGCAACGGTGAAAGTCTATTTTCTGTCACGCAGAGACTGGCCATGTTGTGTAGTCAGTTGAACCTTCCCGGACCAATCTATATTAATGGTTTACATCTTCAGATTGTACTGTTGAGAACAAATACAATCTCATGGAACAGCAAAGTAATGTACTGTTAAGATGATTTTGTGTCCAGTCCAAAGAATAAACCTGTGAATCCACACATGTTAACGTTAAAAAGTTGGGATCTTTACCAAAtccttcaaaaataaaaactattcaAATCCTAAAGAAAGTTCAGACTTAAACTCAAGACTTAAACTCCTCCACGAATAAAGCTTTAAAATTGGCTAGACTAAACACTTAATCACAAGCTACAAAACTCCATAAAGATGCATACTTGGATGAATAAAAAGATATACCTCGCAGTGGAGgaataaaaagatatatttgCAGAATATATGTAATCAATGAGATGAAACTTCTCACTCACCTTTCTGGCAATAGTTTGAAACCAACAACCGTCACTCGGTGGCAATAGTTCACATCCTGTAGTCCGTCTGTAAAAGCAGCTGCGTGGTGGGAGACAGCCATCAACATTGCGTCCCGAACAGCTCCCACATCTGTGTCTGAACTCTGAAGCTGTCTCCAGCTTCTACGCTGCCATTAACGTCCACGGCTTGGCCCCTGTGTCAGACCTCATCCCTCAAAACTGCTTCTACAAAGATCTCGTCCTCTCATCACTCTAGAATATAGATAAACATAGaatgtatatattaaaacaggtttacaaaatatttgaaccGGTTTATaccattaaacaaaatttttttaaaaaaaaatacaacactAAACCTAATCTAGAGGCCGCCATCTTCTTGTTGAACTCTCCACCGCTGGCAAACTTGAGTGTcatgcctcctcctccgcctTTTCATCCCGCCTCTTCCGCTGTCTGTTCATCCAGCTTCCTCCACCTCGTGAATTCTCTGTCCTCCTCCATCAAGCTTCTCTGCCTCCTCCAACTTTCTTTACCAAGACAAAAACAAATGGAAATCAAAActcacagagagagagagagagagagagatgtaactgtgacaagagagagagagagagagatccggCATGgcagagaggagagaggagaccGGTGGCGGCTCTCGCCTTCTCTAGAGCGAGGcacgggagagagagagagagagcgatcCGGCATGGCAGCGAGGAGAGAGGAGACCGGTGGTGGCTCTCGCCTTCTCTAGAGCGAGGcacgggagagagagagagagagagagagagagagcgatcCGGCATGgcagagaggagagaggagaccAGTGAAATCGGAGGCGTTATAGAGATACCgaataaggaaaaggaaaaaaaaagggtaaCCAATTAAGTGCCGACACATGGCGACATATGCCCACCCCTAAAGAAGGACGTGCTGCAGGAGGTGGGAGAAAACTctcctttattattatagataatattgtattatttacTGGTGGGTACACGTAGAGATAGCGATAACTAACCCCATTTAAAATACCCATTTAAAATAGGGTGTGGCGTGGGAGATAGATTACATCCTTCCACAAGGCCTATCGAATAACATGACCTAGTTTAGCAAGCTGGCCTAATTCATCCGGCTCGGCGAGTAGAGTCATCAACTCAGCTCTAGAGTGTTTTTAGCCGTTGGGAAAGCCGACCAAAAACACCCGGTTAGGAGGAATTTCACCC
This genomic interval from Brassica napus cultivar Da-Ae unplaced genomic scaffold, Da-Ae ScsIHWf_77;HRSCAF=142, whole genome shotgun sequence contains the following:
- the LOC125605581 gene encoding cytochrome P450 81D11-like; amino-acid sequence: MDLFQILILSSLFLLISTRFLLTRSNRKLKLPPSPAISLPVLGHLHLFKTPLHRWFLTLSKSIGNAPIFHLRLGNRLVYVVTSRSIAEECFTENDVVLANRPKFIVSKHVGYDATHLLSAPYGDHWRNLRRIAAVELLSTQRLNSFLYIRKDEIRRLISRLSRDSFHGFVEVEMKSLLGNLASNNIIRMLAGKRYYGEENDEAKFVRQLVAEVVISSGAGNPADYLSVVRWFTNYEKRIKDLGNRFDTFLQRIVDEKRADKEKGQTMIDRLLSLQETQPDYYTDDIIKGLILSLTIGGTDTTAVTLEWAMSNLLNYPEVLRKARNEIDDKIGFDRLVDEPDIVNLPYLQNIVSETLRLYPAVPLLLPHLSSNDCKVAGYDVSRGTMVLTNVWAMQRNPTLWEDAEMFKPERFDKAGEADKLLPFGMGRRACPGAGLAQRLVSLVLGTLVQCFEWERVGDELVDMTEDKGATLPKLVPLRTMCKARPIVAKLI